Proteins from one Rhizobium bangladeshense genomic window:
- a CDS encoding ATP-binding protein encodes MGQIERNLFEFSGWELDLGKRELRALGAPVPLGSRAFDVLEVLATASGEAVTKDDLMRRVWPGLVVEDNTIQVHISAIRKALGKDRDLLKTISGRGYRLIGQWKSDRPSAAGQIETTDTPSLEIRPVSNIPAPTSELIGRENALRRLLTLTSAYRVVTLTGPGGIGKTVLASELARHLLPQLGGDAIFVELVSLAEPGLVPTTVAQALDLKLQSDQISAEVVARAVGARRVLLVIDNCEHVIDAAAAMIDTILRICPNATVIATSRESLRIEGEFAYRVPPLEVPDSGEAISAAEHSAIQLFVARTRALQWDFEPDQQKLSTIADICRHLDGIPLAIELAAARAATLGIQQIAGRLDDRFVLLTGGRRTALPRHQTLRAALDWSYQLLPESERQLLCRLAVFSGGFTLDAAVAVSGEGDAETALAISNLVSKSLITFDGSENAPRWRLLETVRVYSLEKLGDGEDFRRTMCKVAKHFLKFFKPFSERRTLSAAIENITHYRREIDNLRAALRWALSEGGKGPLGAKLAAISSDFWTAISLVSEAGDWAERALAQLGDEKGSRTEMVLRCALGYALIYTQGMNPRGKEVLIGALHLARSLNDPDYRQRVTCGLWLFSARSARLEDALTFAQEYEATLDERDLHGRTTASWLVGIPQTYQARHREAGDRLSWAAANYPVEHRKTDLLRLEADVRTSSLSHNTVNLMSRGLLEQAAETAEQAIHEARQTGQPFVLCVALAWSASFVALSLDDLDRAKAWGEELSRQASQHGLRPFQAVGTSVRGAIARRIRNASAGVEDLRAGLAEMREASYLLFYPTFLCELAAALQALGRYDEALDELGNASAFAREYGYLWMNPEILRRRGEVLRDLGSSSPATIDDLFLRAMSEASQQEAIYWQLIAALSLVDFRKARQHDGDSKSVLFPIVQRFTEGLTNPILRRAKALIDSH; translated from the coding sequence TTGGGACAGATAGAACGGAATCTATTCGAGTTCTCGGGCTGGGAGCTGGATCTCGGGAAGCGGGAGCTCCGTGCTCTCGGGGCTCCGGTCCCTTTAGGCAGCCGCGCCTTCGACGTCCTGGAAGTGCTGGCGACTGCCTCCGGAGAGGCGGTCACCAAGGACGATCTCATGCGACGCGTCTGGCCGGGCCTTGTCGTGGAGGACAACACTATCCAGGTCCACATTTCGGCGATCCGGAAGGCGCTGGGGAAAGACCGGGACCTGCTGAAGACAATCTCGGGCCGGGGGTATCGGCTGATCGGTCAGTGGAAATCCGATCGTCCGTCTGCCGCTGGGCAGATTGAGACAACAGACACGCCGTCACTGGAAATCCGGCCTGTCTCGAACATTCCGGCACCCACGTCCGAACTGATTGGGCGCGAGAACGCCCTTCGCAGACTTCTGACGCTGACCTCGGCATATCGTGTCGTCACGCTGACCGGTCCTGGCGGCATCGGCAAGACAGTGCTCGCGTCTGAATTGGCGCGTCATCTGTTGCCGCAACTCGGTGGCGACGCAATCTTCGTGGAACTCGTCTCGCTGGCGGAGCCTGGGCTTGTTCCGACGACCGTCGCCCAAGCTCTCGATCTGAAGCTTCAGAGCGATCAAATCTCGGCAGAGGTGGTCGCGCGCGCCGTCGGTGCACGCCGGGTTCTGCTTGTCATCGACAACTGCGAGCATGTCATTGACGCCGCCGCCGCCATGATCGACACGATCCTGCGAATATGTCCGAATGCGACGGTTATTGCGACGAGCCGAGAATCGCTGCGAATAGAAGGAGAATTCGCCTACCGCGTGCCGCCATTGGAGGTGCCGGACAGTGGAGAAGCGATCAGTGCCGCAGAACACAGCGCCATCCAGCTGTTTGTTGCGCGCACACGGGCGCTTCAATGGGATTTCGAGCCGGACCAGCAGAAGCTCTCAACAATCGCCGACATCTGCCGGCATCTCGACGGCATCCCGCTCGCAATCGAACTGGCGGCGGCCCGCGCTGCGACGCTTGGAATACAGCAGATCGCCGGGCGCCTCGACGACCGGTTCGTTCTTCTCACGGGCGGTCGCCGGACCGCCTTGCCCCGTCATCAGACGCTGCGGGCAGCCCTGGACTGGAGCTATCAGCTCCTGCCGGAGTCCGAGCGCCAGCTATTGTGCAGGCTGGCGGTGTTTTCCGGGGGCTTCACTTTGGATGCCGCCGTGGCCGTGAGCGGTGAAGGGGATGCGGAAACGGCGCTGGCCATATCCAACCTCGTCAGCAAGTCCCTGATTACATTCGACGGATCGGAAAATGCACCGCGCTGGCGTCTGCTGGAGACGGTACGCGTCTATTCGCTCGAGAAACTCGGCGACGGTGAAGATTTTCGCCGGACGATGTGCAAGGTTGCGAAGCATTTTCTTAAATTCTTCAAACCTTTTTCGGAACGGCGCACGCTTTCGGCGGCCATCGAGAACATCACGCACTATCGACGCGAGATCGACAATTTGCGAGCGGCCCTGCGATGGGCATTGTCCGAGGGCGGCAAGGGTCCCCTAGGCGCCAAGCTCGCTGCGATATCGAGTGATTTCTGGACGGCGATCTCGCTGGTATCGGAGGCTGGCGACTGGGCAGAGCGTGCACTCGCCCAGCTCGGCGATGAGAAAGGAAGCCGCACCGAGATGGTCTTGCGCTGTGCGCTCGGTTACGCCCTGATCTACACGCAGGGGATGAATCCCCGCGGGAAAGAGGTGCTCATCGGCGCGCTGCACCTGGCAAGAAGCCTCAACGACCCTGACTACCGCCAGCGCGTCACCTGTGGCTTGTGGCTCTTTTCTGCGAGGTCGGCGAGGCTGGAAGACGCGTTGACATTTGCGCAGGAATACGAGGCCACGCTCGACGAGCGAGACCTGCACGGACGGACCACCGCTTCATGGTTGGTTGGTATCCCGCAAACCTATCAGGCGCGGCACCGGGAGGCAGGCGATCGATTGAGTTGGGCCGCGGCGAACTATCCGGTCGAGCACCGCAAGACCGATCTGCTGAGGCTGGAAGCGGATGTCCGCACCTCTTCCTTGTCTCATAACACGGTCAACCTCATGTCGCGTGGCCTGCTCGAGCAGGCGGCGGAAACGGCAGAACAGGCAATTCACGAGGCCCGGCAAACCGGGCAGCCTTTTGTCCTGTGCGTTGCGCTCGCTTGGTCCGCCTCGTTCGTCGCGCTCAGCCTCGACGACTTGGACCGGGCGAAAGCCTGGGGCGAAGAGCTGTCGCGGCAGGCTTCCCAACATGGCCTTCGGCCCTTTCAGGCCGTCGGCACGAGCGTCAGGGGAGCAATTGCGCGCCGGATCCGCAATGCCTCAGCGGGCGTTGAAGACCTTCGGGCCGGCCTCGCGGAGATGCGCGAGGCTTCATACCTGTTGTTCTATCCCACTTTCCTTTGCGAACTCGCCGCGGCGCTGCAGGCCTTGGGACGATACGATGAGGCGCTCGATGAGCTCGGCAACGCATCGGCGTTTGCGCGAGAATACGGTTACCTCTGGATGAACCCGGAGATACTGAGGAGAAGGGGTGAGGTACTGAGGGATCTAGGATCGAGCTCGCCGGCGACGATAGATGACCTCTTCCTGCGAGCCATGTCGGAAGCGTCGCAGCAGGAAGCGATATATTGGCAACTGATTGCGGCCCTGAGCCTTGTCGACTTCCGTAAGGCGAGACAACATGACGGGGACAGCAAGAGCGTTCTCTTCCCTATCGTTCAACGGTTTACAGAGGGCCTTACCAACCCGATCTTGCGCAGGGCCAAAGCGTTGATTGACTCGCATTAG
- a CDS encoding response regulator transcription factor, translated as MYSDSLLQFPAKKIASPAEDAPVVCLVSDDPASRRSLEEEIQTLGWRPASFSSARGFLTQSRNARFNCVIIDTAVPDLDVDVLTLLICLQAVRHPVIVLTSEGDSQVTLTATRYPVTFLPRPSSTDNLLELIRSSVEATISMSQLDCRYQTLSARERQVMQFVVEGLLNKQVAYKLNISVITVKAHRGQVMRKMRARSLPELVNMAAKIEPGFCAPC; from the coding sequence ATGTATAGTGACAGTCTACTTCAGTTCCCGGCAAAAAAGATAGCATCGCCGGCGGAAGACGCACCTGTCGTATGCCTCGTGAGCGACGATCCGGCATCCCGCCGATCTCTCGAGGAAGAGATCCAAACGCTTGGTTGGCGGCCGGCCAGCTTCAGTTCTGCACGGGGTTTCCTGACCCAGTCTCGGAATGCGCGCTTCAACTGCGTTATCATCGACACCGCCGTGCCCGATCTCGACGTGGACGTCCTCACCCTCCTCATTTGCCTGCAGGCAGTTCGTCACCCAGTGATCGTGCTGACGTCCGAGGGGGATTCCCAGGTGACGTTGACTGCCACGCGCTATCCGGTGACGTTTCTGCCGAGGCCTTCCAGCACGGATAATCTCCTCGAACTGATCCGCTCTTCCGTTGAGGCGACCATCTCGATGAGCCAGCTGGATTGCCGTTATCAGACACTTTCGGCGCGCGAACGACAGGTCATGCAGTTCGTCGTCGAAGGCCTGCTGAACAAGCAAGTCGCATATAAGTTGAATATCAGCGTGATCACTGTGAAGGCCCACCGCGGACAGGTCATGAGGAAGATGAGGGCGCGCTCGCTGCCGGAGCTGGTCAATATGGCCGCGAAGATTGAGCCGGGCTTCTGTGCCCCATGCTGA
- a CDS encoding aldehyde dehydrogenase (NADP(+)), which produces MTINGNLLVAGTQKRGSNGEFYGIEAATGKPLPVSFGGASPEDVEQAAQQAWQAFASYRETDLEVRAKFLEQIAEEIEAIGDDLVLRAMAETGLPRGRLEGERARTTGQLRLFAREVREGRFQELRFDAGDPSRKPVAKPDLRLRNVPLGPVAVFGASNFPLAFSVAGGDTASALAAGCPVVVKAHSAHPGTSELVGRAVQRAVASASLHPGTFSLLFDTGFDVGQKLVADFRIRAVGFTGSRRGGTALMGIASKRKQPIPVYAEMSSINPVILFPGALRTKATDIAASFVTSLVLGAGQFCTNPGLILAVDGAGLDAFVARTAELLPDVAPQAMLTPSIARAYCDGVARLRQHSEVRAVASGRPGSEFEGTAALFETSANAFLAHHELQDEVFGAAGLVVRCRDFQQLEAVLEELEGQLTVALHIADEDEAAARRLIPTLEMLAGRLLVNGFGTGVEVSPAMVHGGPYPATADGRSTSVGTLAIYRFLRPVSYQDFTKALLPAALR; this is translated from the coding sequence ATGACAATCAATGGAAACCTGCTCGTTGCGGGAACGCAAAAACGTGGCTCAAACGGTGAGTTTTATGGTATCGAAGCGGCTACCGGAAAGCCACTTCCGGTTTCCTTTGGTGGCGCTTCGCCCGAAGATGTCGAGCAGGCAGCCCAGCAGGCATGGCAGGCCTTCGCCTCCTACCGCGAGACCGATCTGGAAGTCAGAGCAAAATTTCTGGAGCAGATCGCCGAGGAAATCGAAGCCATCGGCGATGATCTCGTTCTCCGCGCGATGGCGGAAACCGGGCTCCCCCGGGGAAGGCTGGAGGGAGAGCGGGCGCGCACGACCGGCCAGCTCCGCCTGTTCGCCAGAGAGGTGCGTGAAGGCCGTTTCCAGGAACTGCGTTTCGATGCAGGCGATCCTTCCCGCAAACCCGTTGCGAAGCCGGATCTCAGGCTCAGAAACGTACCGCTCGGCCCCGTGGCGGTCTTTGGCGCCTCGAATTTTCCGCTCGCTTTCTCCGTTGCCGGGGGCGACACGGCGTCCGCGCTGGCCGCGGGCTGCCCGGTCGTCGTAAAGGCCCACTCGGCGCATCCTGGCACCTCGGAGCTCGTCGGCCGGGCAGTGCAGAGGGCCGTCGCGAGCGCAAGCCTTCATCCAGGAACCTTCTCGCTGCTGTTCGACACCGGCTTCGACGTCGGTCAGAAACTGGTGGCGGACTTCAGGATCCGGGCGGTCGGCTTTACCGGCTCCCGCCGTGGTGGAACCGCCCTGATGGGAATCGCGTCGAAGCGCAAACAACCCATCCCGGTCTATGCCGAAATGAGCAGCATCAACCCGGTTATTCTGTTTCCCGGCGCGCTCAGGACCAAGGCAACCGACATTGCTGCCAGTTTCGTGACGTCGCTCGTCCTGGGCGCCGGCCAATTCTGCACAAACCCCGGGCTGATCCTCGCTGTCGACGGCGCTGGACTTGACGCCTTCGTTGCAAGGACAGCCGAGCTGCTTCCGGATGTCGCGCCTCAGGCAATGCTGACGCCGTCGATCGCAAGGGCCTATTGCGACGGCGTTGCCAGGCTCAGGCAGCATTCAGAGGTGCGGGCGGTGGCTTCGGGCAGGCCCGGCAGCGAATTTGAAGGCACGGCGGCTCTGTTCGAGACCTCGGCGAACGCCTTCCTCGCGCATCACGAGCTTCAGGACGAGGTCTTCGGCGCCGCCGGCCTCGTCGTTCGTTGCAGGGATTTTCAACAGCTCGAGGCTGTGCTGGAAGAGCTGGAAGGCCAGCTCACCGTCGCGCTTCATATCGCAGACGAGGACGAAGCCGCAGCACGCCGACTGATCCCCACGCTGGAAATGCTCGCAGGCCGGTTGCTCGTCAATGGTTTCGGAACCGGGGTGGAAGTGTCTCCCGCCATGGTCCATGGCGGACCTTATCCGGCAACGGCTGACGGGCGATCGACATCCGTGGGAACGCTGGCGATTTATCGGTTCCTGCGGCCGGTGTCCTATCAGGACTTCACGAAGGCCCTGTTGCCGGCAGCGCTTCGATAG
- a CDS encoding alpha/beta fold hydrolase: MRNIEIANLTRRTFGGVALGLTAAGILGEIGAAHAEQPASAPTAEGALNAGERIDAGDLNVAYAALGPADGSPVLLLHGWPYDINSFAKVAPILAARGHRVIVPFLRGYGGTTFLSAKTKRNGQQSALALDAIKLMDALKIDRATVAGFDWGARTADIVAALWPERCRGLVSVSGYLVGSQSAGKQPLPPSAELQWWYQYYFATERGREGYEKYTKDFAKLIWKLASPRWNFDDATFERSAAAFSNLDHVAIVVHNYRWRLGLAEGEKRFDKYEQKLAAGPEITVPTITLEGDANGAPHPDPKAYAAKFKARYEHRDIGGGIGHNLPQEAPEAFAKAVIDADSWA; encoded by the coding sequence ATGCGGAACATCGAAATCGCGAACCTGACACGCCGGACATTCGGCGGTGTCGCTCTCGGGCTGACGGCGGCAGGAATTCTTGGAGAGATTGGCGCGGCGCACGCGGAGCAACCGGCCTCTGCCCCGACCGCCGAGGGGGCGCTGAACGCCGGCGAGCGGATTGATGCTGGAGACCTCAACGTCGCCTATGCGGCGCTCGGCCCCGCCGATGGCTCGCCGGTCCTGCTCCTGCATGGCTGGCCCTACGATATCAATAGCTTCGCGAAAGTGGCTCCGATACTGGCCGCCCGCGGGCACCGGGTCATCGTTCCCTTCCTCCGCGGCTATGGCGGCACGACGTTCCTGTCGGCAAAAACGAAACGCAACGGCCAGCAGTCGGCGCTCGCCCTGGATGCCATCAAGCTCATGGACGCCCTGAAGATCGACAGGGCGACGGTTGCCGGCTTCGACTGGGGAGCTCGCACGGCGGATATCGTCGCCGCACTCTGGCCGGAGCGGTGCAGAGGTCTCGTCTCGGTCAGCGGCTATCTCGTGGGAAGCCAGAGCGCCGGAAAACAGCCGCTACCCCCATCCGCGGAGCTGCAGTGGTGGTACCAATACTACTTCGCCACCGAACGGGGGCGTGAGGGATACGAGAAATATACCAAGGATTTCGCAAAGCTCATCTGGAAACTGGCTTCGCCGCGTTGGAATTTCGATGATGCCACGTTCGAGCGGAGCGCAGCTGCCTTTTCCAATCTCGATCACGTCGCCATCGTCGTCCATAACTATCGCTGGCGGTTGGGCCTGGCCGAGGGAGAAAAGCGGTTCGACAAATACGAGCAGAAGCTCGCCGCCGGCCCCGAGATTACCGTGCCGACCATCACGCTGGAAGGAGATGCCAATGGCGCACCGCATCCGGACCCCAAGGCCTATGCGGCGAAATTCAAGGCAAGGTACGAGCATCGCGACATCGGCGGCGGCATCGGACACAACCTCCCGCAGGAAGCTCCTGAAGCCTTTGCCAAGGCTGTAATCGACGCGGATTCCTGGGCCTAG
- a CDS encoding YybH family protein: MLEHPPEISGKERRAGDGGPLDVLIDFYHAFNSGDMKGLEAVWFDGEAPSMDNPIGGIRRGWASIAEGYAKLFGGAARVNVTFHDFSSQGGEEWHLFVGRERGVCWTPETRFDLAFRTTRWFVRIDSRWRQLHHHGSVEDSTMLADYQRLIFAAS; this comes from the coding sequence ATGCTTGAGCATCCGCCCGAAATCTCAGGCAAGGAGAGGAGGGCCGGCGACGGCGGTCCTCTCGACGTCCTCATCGATTTCTACCATGCGTTCAATTCCGGTGACATGAAAGGGCTTGAAGCTGTCTGGTTCGACGGCGAGGCGCCCAGCATGGATAATCCGATCGGCGGGATAAGGCGCGGCTGGGCGTCGATCGCCGAGGGATACGCCAAGCTCTTCGGCGGCGCAGCCAGGGTCAATGTGACTTTCCATGACTTCAGCAGTCAGGGAGGAGAAGAATGGCATCTCTTCGTCGGCCGCGAGCGTGGCGTCTGCTGGACGCCGGAAACACGCTTTGATCTTGCTTTTCGCACAACGCGCTGGTTCGTCCGGATTGATAGCCGATGGCGTCAACTCCATCATCATGGATCGGTCGAGGATTCGACAATGCTGGCTGATTATCAGCGGCTGATCTTTGCCGCGAGTTGA